From the Planktothrix tepida PCC 9214 genome, one window contains:
- a CDS encoding tetratricopeptide repeat protein, translating to MTQSEIIKKAEIHIKQGQLDEAINICKIALKNNEDLGDAYRLMGIVMQLKGNYQQAENYYQQVLLLQPNQAEIYANLGIIYAEKRKWKSATDYYQMAIKINPNNTRFYRDLANIFTTTNQTELANECQYQILIREPDKIKPEDQFNLGNKFLDNGKIDQAIVCYRYAIEFNPTFYHPYCQLGLALSQKAHFKEAILAYQKAIELNPDFSWSYQGLGENLSKLQRFEEAILAYQKAIELNPDFSWSYQGLGENLSKLQRFEEAILAYQKAIELNPDFSWSYYGLGEAYQSVKQEKKAVSTYRHFITINPNIAAAYFNLGIVLKELKQWEEVYIAFSNCLNINPDYPDLNSNLVEVHSNLGNWEEAISYLLQWLKRHTDDFDSYVKLGLILEKMGRKLDGDGCKYLQIIPFDVLKKHLNLSPNLLINIQDHPLAQKISIYPQSLVIFNPPNGILGEPNFRLFPNSMVSPEAFVAVIPNGRVWGDALTSAVMTSEHQLIKDLSTGCSELVISREQLPEPLELEGNVAFLSAQFGLIYYHWMFDIIARLHLLEKADFDFNKIDWFVVNRHQSPYEKEMLKLLNIPEHKVIDNCIYPHVKGSVLLVPSFVQWSYLKSSAWGVNFIRNKFLFPGINANNYPQRIYISRENANCRKVINESEFLPFLETLGFQTVCLEHLPFQEQVGYFANAEIIIAPHGSGLTNLIFCRPKTKVIEFLFPQWETSYYWQLCNIVSCEYYCCVGEPVDEVELNSIPIFDNIKVKSYNIIKLLKMAKVIE from the coding sequence ATGACCCAATCAGAAATTATCAAAAAAGCTGAAATTCATATTAAACAAGGCCAATTAGATGAAGCAATTAATATTTGTAAAATTGCTTTGAAAAACAATGAAGATTTGGGCGACGCTTATCGATTAATGGGAATTGTAATGCAGTTAAAAGGGAACTATCAGCAAGCTGAAAATTATTATCAACAAGTTTTACTATTACAACCTAATCAAGCAGAAATATATGCCAATCTAGGTATAATTTATGCTGAGAAGCGCAAGTGGAAATCCGCTACAGATTATTATCAAATGGCAATAAAAATTAATCCTAATAATACAAGATTTTATAGAGATTTAGCCAATATTTTTACGACAACTAATCAAACGGAACTCGCCAACGAATGTCAATATCAAATTTTAATTAGAGAACCTGATAAAATTAAACCGGAAGACCAGTTTAATTTAGGAAATAAATTTTTAGATAATGGCAAAATTGATCAAGCAATTGTTTGCTATCGTTACGCTATTGAATTTAATCCTACCTTTTATCATCCTTACTGTCAATTAGGGTTGGCTTTAAGTCAAAAAGCACATTTTAAAGAAGCAATTTTAGCCTATCAAAAAGCGATAGAATTGAATCCTGATTTTAGCTGGTCGTATCAAGGTTTAGGAGAGAATTTAAGTAAGCTACAACGCTTTGAAGAAGCAATTTTAGCCTATCAAAAGGCGATAGAACTGAATCCTGATTTTAGCTGGTCGTATCAAGGTTTAGGAGAAAATTTAAGTAAGCTACAACGCTTTGAAGAAGCAATTTTAGCCTATCAAAAGGCAATAGAATTAAATCCTGATTTTAGCTGGTCGTATTATGGTTTAGGGGAGGCTTACCAATCGGTTAAACAGGAAAAAAAAGCAGTTTCTACTTATCGTCATTTTATTACTATTAATCCTAATATTGCAGCAGCTTATTTTAATTTAGGAATAGTTTTAAAAGAATTGAAACAATGGGAAGAAGTGTACATTGCTTTTAGTAATTGTCTAAATATTAATCCTGATTATCCTGACTTAAATTCAAACCTAGTAGAAGTGCATTCTAATTTAGGAAATTGGGAAGAAGCAATTTCTTATTTATTGCAATGGTTAAAACGACACACGGACGATTTTGATAGTTATGTTAAATTGGGTTTAATTTTAGAAAAAATGGGGCGAAAGTTAGATGGAGATGGATGTAAATATTTGCAAATCATCCCTTTTGATGTACTTAAAAAACACTTGAATTTATCCCCTAATTTACTAATAAATATTCAGGATCATCCTCTGGCTCAAAAAATATCAATTTATCCTCAAAGTTTGGTAATTTTTAATCCTCCAAACGGAATATTAGGCGAACCTAATTTTAGGTTGTTTCCTAACTCTATGGTATCCCCAGAAGCGTTTGTTGCAGTGATCCCTAATGGACGAGTATGGGGAGATGCTTTAACATCTGCTGTCATGACTTCAGAACACCAGTTAATTAAGGATTTATCAACAGGTTGTAGTGAGTTAGTAATTAGTCGTGAGCAATTACCAGAGCCTTTAGAATTAGAAGGAAATGTAGCTTTTTTATCAGCGCAATTCGGATTAATTTATTACCATTGGATGTTTGATATTATAGCCCGTTTGCATTTATTAGAGAAGGCTGATTTTGATTTCAATAAAATTGATTGGTTTGTCGTTAACCGTCACCAATCTCCTTATGAAAAAGAAATGCTAAAGCTGTTGAATATTCCTGAGCATAAAGTGATTGATAACTGTATCTATCCCCATGTAAAAGGGTCAGTATTATTAGTTCCATCTTTTGTTCAGTGGAGTTATTTAAAGTCCTCAGCATGGGGAGTAAATTTTATTAGGAATAAATTTCTTTTTCCTGGTATAAATGCAAATAATTATCCTCAGCGAATTTATATAAGCCGCGAAAATGCTAACTGCCGAAAAGTCATCAATGAGTCGGAATTTTTACCCTTTTTAGAAACATTAGGTTTTCAAACGGTTTGTTTAGAACATTTACCTTTTCAAGAACAAGTTGGTTATTTTGCTAATGCAGAAATTATTATTGCACCCCACGGGTCAGGATTAACTAATTTAATCTTTTGTCGTCCTAAGACAAAGGTGATTGAATTTTTATTCCCTCAATGGGAGACTTCTTATTATTGGCAACTTTGCAATATAGTTAGCTGTGAATATTACTGTTGTGTCGGTGAACCTGTGGATGAGGTCGAATTAAATTCTATTCCAATTTTTGACAATATAAAAGTTAAGTCTTATAATATTATTAAACTTTTAAAAATGGCAAAAGTTATTGAATAA
- a CDS encoding tetratricopeptide repeat protein, producing the protein MSYFNDKNNRNDLQTAESYLISANHYLEQGNPELALFFYNQAIELNPENDQIYYKLGQALMQLERYEDAINAYSKSIQINPDFPWSYNSLGEVLIKLERWEEAITAYSQFIKFNNNFCWAYFGLGESFFNLNQIEKSIDYYKKAIELEPIDCWIYIKLGDAFFQLKQQKNAIKSYSQAIQLNPNIDWFYGKLAEVFLSQNQLENAIQAYQNAININPQSWYYIAIGKILIQQKLWDLALDYLIKGLQLQPDYHEAYYCISTILKQNNQPLDAILCEVHHQLPIPLIQKVFNLSDNYFITTHTEKNLTKIPVYLPSNIKLTPPKLIEGSLNPHFQLTSIHFPETFVYSIPEGKVWADTLTSAVLNSENQLITDLSTGSAALLVNSPHFIASRNIGGTVAFLSVKWGENYYHWMFDIIARLDLLLRHFLIEEVDYFVVNRCQFNYEYETLQLLNVPPEKIIESSQNPALKADKIIIPSYSHATSRTPQWACNFLKNLCLNSQENLELLPLERVYLSRSQASYRQVDNEAEVILFLQQFGFTALSLETLSVRQQAYYMANTKVIISPHGAALTNLVFCSPGTQVIEFLMPNWTLSCYWELSNIVGCDYYCLFSEAANANCSPTDGSQNIKVNLDSLLKLMQWARIV; encoded by the coding sequence ATGAGCTATTTTAACGATAAAAATAATAGAAATGATTTACAAACAGCAGAATCTTATTTAATTTCTGCAAATCATTATTTAGAACAGGGAAACCCTGAACTAGCTTTATTTTTCTATAATCAAGCAATTGAATTAAATCCTGAAAATGACCAGATTTATTATAAATTAGGTCAAGCTTTAATGCAGTTAGAACGTTATGAAGATGCCATAAATGCTTATTCTAAATCTATTCAAATTAATCCTGATTTTCCTTGGTCTTACAATAGTTTAGGAGAAGTATTAATTAAATTAGAACGCTGGGAAGAAGCGATCACAGCCTATAGTCAATTTATTAAATTTAATAATAATTTTTGTTGGGCTTATTTTGGTCTAGGGGAATCTTTTTTTAACTTAAACCAGATAGAAAAATCCATTGATTATTATAAAAAAGCAATTGAACTTGAACCTATAGATTGTTGGATTTATATTAAATTAGGAGATGCTTTTTTTCAATTAAAACAACAAAAAAATGCGATTAAATCTTATTCTCAAGCAATCCAGCTTAATCCAAATATAGATTGGTTTTATGGGAAGTTAGCAGAAGTTTTTTTATCTCAGAATCAGTTAGAAAATGCAATTCAGGCCTACCAAAATGCCATAAATATAAATCCGCAAAGCTGGTATTATATTGCCATTGGTAAAATTTTAATTCAACAGAAACTATGGGATCTAGCTTTAGATTATTTAATTAAAGGATTACAATTACAGCCAGATTATCATGAAGCCTATTATTGTATTTCTACCATTCTTAAACAAAATAATCAACCATTAGATGCTATTCTTTGTGAGGTTCATCATCAATTACCAATCCCTTTAATCCAAAAAGTATTTAATTTATCAGATAATTATTTTATTACGACTCATACAGAAAAAAATTTAACTAAAATTCCAGTTTATCTACCTAGTAATATCAAACTTACTCCCCCTAAATTAATCGAAGGAAGTCTCAACCCTCATTTTCAATTAACCTCAATTCATTTCCCGGAAACCTTTGTTTATAGTATCCCTGAAGGCAAAGTTTGGGCGGATACATTAACCAGTGCTGTTCTCAATTCAGAGAATCAATTAATCACAGATTTATCCACCGGAAGTGCAGCTTTATTAGTTAATTCTCCTCATTTTATTGCGTCACGAAATATCGGTGGAACAGTGGCATTTTTATCGGTTAAATGGGGTGAAAATTATTATCACTGGATGTTTGATATTATTGCTAGATTGGATTTATTATTACGACATTTTTTAATTGAAGAAGTCGATTATTTTGTTGTGAATCGATGCCAATTCAACTATGAATATGAGACATTGCAACTATTAAATGTTCCCCCAGAAAAAATTATTGAAAGTTCCCAAAATCCGGCTTTAAAAGCAGATAAAATTATAATTCCTTCCTATTCTCATGCAACGTCCAGAACTCCTCAATGGGCTTGTAATTTCTTGAAAAATTTATGTCTCAATTCTCAAGAAAACTTAGAATTATTGCCCTTAGAAAGAGTTTATTTAAGTCGAAGTCAGGCATCCTATCGTCAAGTCGATAATGAAGCAGAAGTAATCTTATTTTTACAGCAATTTGGGTTTACCGCCTTGAGTTTAGAAACTTTATCAGTTAGACAACAAGCCTATTATATGGCAAATACTAAAGTCATTATTTCTCCTCATGGAGCCGCTTTAACCAATTTAGTTTTTTGTTCCCCAGGAACTCAGGTCATTGAGTTTTTAATGCCAAATTGGACGCTATCTTGTTATTGGGAATTAAGTAATATTGTGGGTTGTGATTATTACTGTTTATTTTCTGAAGCAGCTAATGCCAATTGTTCTCCTACGGATGGATCTCAAAATATTAAGGTCAATTTGGATTCTCTTTTAAAATTAATGCAATGGGCTAGAATTGTTTAG
- a CDS encoding TspO/MBR family protein, whose translation MIKSWMVIGGVAFLVALASNILLTPNDIRWFNRLTRPGWLTFEKAIPLIWTIVFIGGAWSAILVWEAEPQTPQTWVLMGFYLLVELVILSYTPVMCKTKSLRVGTILGGTGFILGLMLMISVWPISQTAAFLLLPFVLWSPIGTYTTWAMIPLNPADA comes from the coding sequence ATGATTAAATCTTGGATGGTAATTGGAGGAGTAGCTTTTCTCGTCGCCTTAGCCAGTAATATCCTTTTGACCCCTAATGACATCCGATGGTTTAATCGTTTAACTCGTCCGGGTTGGTTAACCTTTGAAAAAGCGATTCCTTTAATTTGGACAATTGTTTTTATTGGGGGGGCTTGGTCAGCAATTTTAGTTTGGGAAGCCGAACCCCAAACGCCTCAAACTTGGGTGTTAATGGGGTTTTATCTATTAGTAGAATTAGTCATTTTGTCCTATACCCCTGTGATGTGTAAGACGAAAAGTTTACGAGTTGGAACCATTTTAGGGGGAACCGGTTTTATTTTAGGGTTAATGTTGATGATTAGTGTTTGGCCCATTTCTCAGACCGCAGCCTTTTTACTGCTTCCTTTTGTTTTGTGGAGTCCGATTGGAACCTACACCACCTGGGCGATGATCCCACTCAATCCCGCAGACGCTTAA
- the infB gene encoding translation initiation factor IF-2, translated as MNNAKVRIYELSRELNLDNKDILAVCERLNISVKSHSSTISESDKERIEKYVATHPNPGQLDGKSERSHPNGKSSATAPGEKKKQEILEIQKPRIRPNSDVSAVYGSADSPASTSVATPPKSLVSPKAPVKPTLNRPVLSKPNAPAQAGTESSETTASEYSQAEQIGIPAPAEENTSFEEVDLDLSEPPQLSPPPVRPASPVPVSSVPISVVTTETAPIVKNKPVLKTNKPAPKSVEPKSKTDGPERPTPKPQQAPSLASAETKEKDSEARKPPRKEIGTPRPSRSVPELQPPPARKSAVQAIDDDAEPSESAEEEPLIATDDLIKRPKRAAVTLTRPNPPRTGKRGPEWEEEEEEVVDTGKAKSAKVKSKRRAKPSLDEDDDDELNALSLSNANNAMMSISLARPPKPKAGPGQGNVAATTAKPKKQAPSRGGGSSAANMRRTEAKPKAERPEKVIVPGPMTVQELATALALPETEIIKRLFSQGIAVNITETLDYNTILVICQELNVQVETEEQVSGAIKPDNIFNEEDLEHLQRRPPVVTIMGHVDHGKTTLLDAIRETKVAQGEAGGITQHIGAYHVDVEHEGKTQQVVFLDTPGHEAFTAMRARGARVTDVAILVVAADDGVQPQTIEAISHAKAAGVPMIIAINKIDKEGAQPDRVKQELTEFSLVPEEWGGDTIMVPVSAIKGENLDTLLEMILLVAEVEDLYANPNRAAKGTIIEAHLDKSRGPVATLLVQNGTLRVGDIVVAGSVLGKVRAMVDDRGDRVDEASPSFAVEVLGLRDVPAAGDEFDVFENEKEASALATSRAETKRQTRLTKGRISLSEFSARAQEGELKELNLILKADVQGSVEAIVNALKKLPQKEVELQLLLAAPGEITETDIDLAAASDAVLLGFNTTLAHGARQAADRAGVDIRDYNIIYNLLDDVQAAMEGLLEPELVEEALGQVEVRAIFPVGRSTVAGCYVLSGKVIRNCKVRVRRKGEIVHEGALDSLKRMKEDAKEVNAGYECGIALDNFNDWNMGDIIEAYRMTTKRRTLTL; from the coding sequence ATGAACAACGCCAAAGTCAGAATTTACGAACTATCACGGGAACTTAATTTGGATAACAAGGACATCTTAGCGGTGTGCGAACGGCTGAATATTTCGGTTAAAAGCCACAGTAGCACGATTTCAGAATCTGATAAAGAACGCATTGAAAAGTATGTAGCAACTCACCCGAACCCAGGTCAGCTTGATGGGAAATCCGAGCGATCGCACCCCAATGGGAAATCATCAGCAACGGCACCGGGCGAGAAGAAAAAGCAAGAAATTTTAGAGATCCAGAAGCCGAGAATCCGGCCTAACTCCGATGTCTCAGCCGTTTATGGCTCGGCGGATTCCCCTGCATCAACGTCAGTTGCCACTCCACCTAAGTCACTTGTTTCTCCAAAAGCGCCTGTGAAACCCACGTTAAATCGACCAGTGTTATCGAAACCCAATGCTCCTGCTCAAGCGGGAACGGAATCTTCCGAAACAACGGCCAGTGAATATTCCCAAGCTGAACAGATTGGCATTCCCGCTCCGGCCGAAGAGAACACCAGCTTTGAAGAGGTTGACCTCGATTTGTCAGAACCCCCTCAATTGTCTCCTCCACCTGTCAGACCTGCATCTCCCGTTCCGGTTTCTTCTGTTCCTATCTCAGTTGTTACGACAGAGACAGCACCTATCGTTAAAAACAAGCCCGTTTTAAAAACGAATAAACCCGCACCTAAATCCGTTGAACCCAAATCTAAAACGGACGGGCCGGAAAGACCCACTCCAAAACCGCAACAAGCTCCATCCCTAGCTTCAGCAGAAACAAAAGAAAAAGACTCAGAAGCCAGAAAACCACCGCGCAAAGAGATCGGGACTCCCAGACCCAGCCGATCTGTCCCGGAATTACAACCTCCTCCTGCCCGTAAATCGGCGGTTCAAGCGATTGATGACGATGCAGAACCTTCCGAAAGCGCAGAAGAGGAACCCTTAATTGCCACAGATGATTTAATTAAACGGCCAAAACGGGCTGCTGTGACCTTAACTCGACCGAACCCCCCGCGAACAGGGAAACGAGGGCCAGAATGGGAGGAAGAGGAAGAAGAAGTTGTAGATACAGGTAAAGCCAAATCGGCTAAAGTCAAGTCTAAACGACGGGCTAAACCGTCTTTGGATGAAGATGATGATGATGAACTCAACGCATTATCTTTATCCAATGCTAATAACGCCATGATGAGTATATCTCTGGCCCGTCCACCGAAACCCAAAGCCGGCCCTGGACAAGGTAACGTGGCAGCAACAACGGCTAAACCGAAAAAACAAGCTCCTAGTCGGGGGGGAGGTTCTTCGGCTGCAAATATGCGGCGTACAGAAGCAAAACCGAAGGCAGAACGCCCTGAAAAAGTGATTGTACCAGGGCCAATGACGGTTCAAGAATTAGCAACCGCCTTAGCCTTACCTGAAACGGAAATTATTAAACGTCTCTTCTCCCAAGGGATTGCAGTTAATATTACAGAGACGCTGGACTATAACACAATTTTAGTAATTTGTCAAGAGCTAAACGTTCAAGTTGAAACGGAAGAACAAGTATCCGGTGCGATTAAACCCGACAATATTTTCAACGAAGAAGACCTAGAACATCTGCAACGCCGTCCTCCGGTGGTCACAATCATGGGTCACGTCGATCATGGGAAAACCACCCTCCTCGATGCGATTCGCGAAACCAAAGTGGCTCAAGGGGAAGCTGGAGGCATTACCCAACACATCGGTGCTTATCATGTCGATGTGGAACATGAAGGTAAAACTCAGCAAGTGGTCTTCCTGGATACTCCGGGTCACGAAGCCTTTACCGCGATGCGGGCCAGGGGTGCGCGTGTGACCGACGTGGCGATTTTGGTGGTGGCTGCCGATGATGGGGTTCAACCTCAAACCATTGAAGCCATTAGCCATGCTAAGGCGGCGGGAGTCCCGATGATCATTGCCATTAACAAAATTGATAAAGAAGGTGCCCAGCCGGATCGGGTGAAACAGGAGTTAACCGAATTTTCTCTGGTTCCTGAAGAATGGGGCGGTGACACCATTATGGTTCCCGTCAGTGCGATCAAAGGGGAAAATCTCGATACCTTGTTAGAGATGATTTTGTTAGTGGCTGAGGTTGAAGATCTGTATGCCAACCCCAACCGAGCCGCGAAAGGAACAATCATTGAAGCTCACCTGGACAAATCCCGTGGCCCTGTGGCAACCTTATTAGTCCAAAACGGAACTCTGCGCGTCGGAGATATCGTTGTTGCGGGTTCGGTGCTGGGTAAAGTCCGGGCGATGGTGGATGATCGAGGGGATCGCGTCGATGAAGCCAGTCCTTCCTTTGCGGTTGAAGTCTTAGGACTGCGGGATGTTCCAGCGGCGGGTGATGAATTCGATGTGTTTGAGAACGAGAAAGAAGCTTCGGCTTTGGCAACATCACGGGCTGAGACAAAACGACAAACCCGCTTAACCAAAGGTCGGATCAGTCTGAGTGAATTCTCGGCTCGTGCTCAAGAAGGTGAGTTGAAGGAACTAAACTTAATCCTGAAGGCAGACGTTCAAGGTTCGGTGGAAGCCATTGTCAATGCCTTGAAAAAACTGCCTCAGAAAGAAGTCGAACTGCAACTGCTCTTAGCCGCACCGGGTGAAATTACGGAAACGGATATTGACTTAGCCGCCGCCAGTGATGCCGTTTTACTCGGATTTAATACCACCTTGGCTCATGGTGCACGGCAAGCCGCTGATCGCGCTGGGGTGGATATCCGCGATTACAACATCATTTACAACCTCTTAGATGATGTTCAAGCAGCGATGGAAGGGTTATTAGAACCGGAACTGGTGGAAGAAGCTCTGGGTCAAGTGGAAGTTCGGGCAATTTTCCCGGTTGGACGCAGTACGGTAGCAGGTTGTTATGTGCTCTCCGGTAAAGTGATCCGTAACTGTAAAGTCCGAGTCCGTCGTAAAGGCGAAATCGTTCATGAAGGCGCTCTTGACTCCCTGAAACGGATGAAAGAAGATGCCAAGGAAGTCAATGCCGGTTATGAATGTGGCATTGCCTTGGATAACTTCAACGACTGGAACATGGGCGATATCATTGAAGCTTATCGGATGACCACGAAACGTCGTACCCTAACCTTATAA
- a CDS encoding YlxR family protein, with the protein MKNQRRCVACRQLAGKETFWRFVRLYPSHQVQLDQGMGRSAYLCPNPDCLRVAQKKNRLGHALRASVPEELYQTLWQRLATPD; encoded by the coding sequence ATGAAAAATCAACGTCGTTGCGTTGCTTGTCGCCAGTTAGCAGGCAAAGAAACCTTCTGGCGATTTGTCCGGCTCTATCCATCCCATCAGGTACAATTAGATCAAGGAATGGGTCGTTCAGCCTACCTTTGCCCCAACCCTGATTGTTTAAGAGTGGCTCAGAAAAAAAATCGACTGGGACACGCACTCCGGGCTTCTGTGCCAGAGGAACTGTATCAAACCCTATGGCAACGTTTAGCAACGCCTGATTAA
- the nusA gene encoding transcription termination factor NusA — MSMVSLPGLQDMINSISQERNLPKQAVEEALREALLKGYERYRRTIEIQTQFSDDYFDNFDVELDVDEEGFRVLAKNLMIVEQVSNQDHQIALKDVREVAPEAQLGDTVTLDVTPDQGEFGRMAAIQTKQVLAQKLRDKQRKLIQEEFKELEGTVLQAKVLRFERQSVIMEVASGFGRMAVEAELPKREQLPNDNYRANATFRVYLKKVCQGSQRGPQLLVSRADAGLVVYLFANEVPEIEDEVVRIVAVAREANPPSRHVGPRTKIAVDTLDRDVDPVGACIGARGSRIQVVVNELRGEKIDVIRWSPDPATYIANALSPARVDEVRLVNPEERRAHILVPEDQLSLAIGKEGQNVRLAARLTGWKIDIKDTAKYDAAAEDQKIAEELERQXRLQVHLTPDN, encoded by the coding sequence ATGTCAATGGTGAGTTTGCCCGGTTTGCAAGATATGATTAATAGTATTTCTCAGGAACGTAATTTACCTAAACAAGCGGTAGAAGAAGCGTTGCGAGAAGCCTTATTAAAAGGATATGAACGCTATCGTCGGACGATTGAAATTCAGACTCAATTTAGTGACGATTATTTTGATAATTTTGATGTAGAACTCGATGTCGATGAAGAAGGATTTCGCGTTTTAGCGAAGAATTTAATGATTGTTGAACAAGTCAGTAATCAAGATCACCAAATTGCCTTAAAAGATGTACGCGAAGTTGCTCCAGAAGCCCAGTTAGGGGATACGGTTACGTTAGATGTTACCCCGGATCAAGGGGAGTTTGGTCGCATGGCTGCCATTCAAACGAAACAGGTTTTAGCCCAAAAACTCCGAGATAAGCAGCGCAAATTGATTCAAGAAGAGTTTAAAGAACTTGAAGGCACCGTGCTCCAAGCTAAAGTGCTGCGGTTTGAACGACAATCGGTGATTATGGAAGTGGCCAGTGGTTTTGGTCGCATGGCTGTTGAAGCGGAACTCCCCAAACGCGAACAACTCCCCAATGATAATTATCGAGCCAATGCGACTTTCCGAGTTTATCTGAAAAAAGTCTGTCAAGGTTCCCAACGGGGGCCACAATTGTTAGTATCTAGGGCCGATGCCGGGTTAGTCGTTTATCTGTTTGCCAATGAAGTCCCTGAAATTGAGGATGAAGTGGTGCGAATTGTCGCCGTCGCGCGAGAAGCCAACCCCCCTTCCCGTCACGTTGGCCCTCGGACTAAAATAGCAGTAGATACTTTGGATCGAGATGTTGATCCGGTTGGTGCTTGTATCGGAGCGAGGGGTTCGCGGATTCAAGTTGTGGTGAATGAACTGCGGGGTGAGAAAATAGATGTGATTCGTTGGTCACCTGACCCGGCTACCTATATTGCCAATGCCTTGAGTCCGGCCAGAGTCGATGAAGTCCGTTTAGTTAATCCTGAAGAACGTCGAGCCCACATTCTGGTTCCCGAAGATCAATTGAGTTTGGCCATTGGGAAAGAAGGGCAAAATGTTCGTCTCGCAGCCCGATTAACAGGCTGGAAAATTGATATTAAGGATACTGCTAAATATGATGCAGCAGCCGAAGATCAAAAAATCGCCGAAGAACTCGAACGTCAAGNTAGGCTTCAGGTACATCTAACTCCTGATAACTGA
- the rimP gene encoding ribosome maturation factor RimP, giving the protein MAHPLIPEILDIATPIAQTLGLEVVGATFYTNQKPPVLRVDIRNPSQDTGLDDCERMSRALEEQLETTNIIPDAYVLEISSPGISQFLTSDREFISFKGFPIIVKTSEPYKGQTQQRGKLVRRDETTVYLSQKGRQIAIPRELVTEVLLDESGEE; this is encoded by the coding sequence ATGGCTCATCCCCTGATCCCCGAAATTCTTGATATCGCCACCCCCATCGCCCAAACCTTGGGACTGGAAGTGGTGGGGGCTACCTTTTACACCAATCAGAAACCGCCTGTACTGCGTGTCGATATCCGCAACCCCAGTCAGGATACTGGATTGGATGATTGTGAACGGATGAGTCGGGCTTTGGAAGAACAGTTAGAGACGACGAATATTATTCCCGATGCGTATGTTTTGGAGATTTCCAGCCCAGGAATTTCACAATTTTTAACCAGCGATCGCGAATTTATTTCCTTCAAAGGATTTCCGATCATTGTCAAAACATCAGAACCCTACAAAGGTCAGACTCAACAACGGGGAAAACTCGTGCGTCGGGATGAAACAACTGTTTATCTCAGTCAAAAAGGGCGGCAAATCGCAATTCCGCGCGAGTTAGTAACGGAAGTTTTACTAGACGAAAGTGGAGAGGAATAA
- a CDS encoding glycosyltransferase family 2 protein yields MSNSLETPQISIVIPAYNCDRYIGQAIESILNQTYSAYEIIVVDDGSQDNTREALQPYSQQIHYVYQQNQGVSVARNHGLNLAKGEFIVFLDADDTFLDDKLATQLAVFEAQPQLGLVQSGWRRVNQQGETLMDATPWDYVPELNLEMWLRWKPLGTMGTLMFRRDWLLKVAGFEPGLAHAEDVDLILRLALLGCESAWLRQSTVCYRQHDRNTMRDGISQAKSINYVLDKFFNLPNIPLEIRLIENWVRYSTLVWSSWYLYYTGFPLEMAEYLQKAWQYTPFLAVETLTNWTESFVHYSNSLEQPLSVNQLCSLPEWQNLTTWVLQQTIQQRSQPLEAGIKLF; encoded by the coding sequence ATGTCCAATTCCTTAGAAACTCCCCAAATTAGTATTGTGATTCCAGCATACAACTGCGATCGCTATATTGGGCAAGCGATCGAAAGTATTCTTAATCAAACTTATTCTGCTTATGAAATTATCGTCGTGGATGATGGTTCCCAGGACAACACCCGGGAAGCGTTACAACCCTATTCTCAACAGATTCACTATGTTTATCAACAAAACCAAGGGGTTTCTGTCGCGCGAAATCATGGGTTAAATTTAGCGAAGGGAGAGTTTATTGTCTTCCTCGATGCGGATGATACTTTTCTTGACGATAAATTAGCAACTCAACTAGCAGTTTTTGAAGCACAACCCCAACTGGGACTGGTTCAAAGTGGATGGCGTCGCGTGAACCAACAGGGAGAAACCCTAATGGATGCGACACCTTGGGACTATGTTCCTGAATTGAATTTAGAAATGTGGTTGCGTTGGAAACCTTTGGGAACAATGGGAACTTTAATGTTTCGTCGAGACTGGTTATTAAAAGTTGCAGGGTTTGAACCGGGGTTAGCCCATGCGGAGGATGTGGATTTAATTTTAAGATTAGCATTATTAGGCTGTGAATCCGCTTGGTTACGTCAGTCAACGGTTTGTTATCGTCAACATGACCGCAACACAATGCGGGATGGAATTTCTCAAGCAAAATCGATTAATTATGTTTTGGATAAATTTTTTAATCTTCCCAATATTCCCTTAGAAATTCGGTTAATTGAAAATTGGGTGCGGTATAGTACCTTAGTTTGGAGTTCTTGGTATTTATATTATACAGGTTTCCCGCTAGAAATGGCAGAATATTTACAAAAAGCTTGGCAATATACCCCATTTTTGGCGGTAGAAACTTTAACCAATTGGACAGAAAGTTTTGTTCATTATTCTAATAGTTTAGAACAGCCTTTATCTGTGAATCAACTGTGTAGTTTACCGGAATGGCAAAATTTAACAACTTGGGTTTTACAACAAACAATACAACAACGTTCTCAACCTTTAGAAGCAGGAATTAAGTTATTTTAA